The region CGAATCAGACCAGTCTTGTTAATCTCATTATAAGGTTTGAGGTCAAAACGACGCAACAAGTCCCTGACAAAGATTACAATCTCATCAATTTCACCATCTTGGATGAAAAAGTCTTCCACTGGAATTAAATCATGGCTTCCTTTTTTAAAGAAACCTGTTTCAGTTTGACCCTTGACCCGTCTTACAGGAATCTGAGCCTTATTACGGTATTTGGTAGCATTTTCTGCTGCCAGAGCCTGGTTGAGCTCAAAATCTGTAAGGCCTGCTGTTTTTTTAAGAATTTCCTTGACCTGCTTAACCTTAAAGTCAACCTGTTTATCATATTTTAGGTGGCCGAGGTCTGCAATACCTGTACGCAGATAGTCAATATTTAAGTCTTCAACACGGTCAGCTGATTTTGTAAGATACTCCTCAACTCGGCCAAAACCAAATTTTTTACCAACCTTTAAGACACGCATCCTAATTTTTTCACCTGGAAGGGTATTTTCTACAAAGAAAGGATAACCATCTATTTTCACAACACCACTACCTTCGTGGGTTAAATCAATTACTTGTGCTTCAATTATATCGTTTTTTACTAAATTCATCATGTCCTTATTATAGCACGATTTTACAAAGATTTATTGCGACTTTCCTACAAATAATTAAAGCAAGGTCATTATCATGTTTGACCTTGCTTTAATTATTTTTTAATTGCCTAGGGTATTATCAAGCTTAAGCTTGTACTTGTCAAAATCAACCTCAATGGCTGCACCACCGTACTTGTCCATGACATCAACCCAGTCGCCAAGTTCAGGTACTGTAAAGCTTTCAATCCCATTTTTTGCGTGTAGGAGGGTCGGAAGGGCCTTGGTCACAATCAAGGAATCAGGAACATCTGTCGATGTTAGAGCCTTAATGGTTCCAATGGCACTTGCTCCTGTGAAGAGGGTCATCGGATTTTTAGCCTGTGACAAGATAGCTGAAAGAACCTGCTGCTGGCGTTTGGTACGACCGTAATCGCCCTCGTCGTCCTTCCTAAACCTTGCATAGTTAAGGAGGGTTCGCCCGTCCATTTTCTGGTTACCCACCTTGATAATCTGGACAGGATCTTGGTGTTCAGGAGTCCAGTTTAAATCATCTGGAACGCTAACCTCGCTGACCTGTTCTCCACCAACGGTTGAAAACTGAGCATCAATCTTAACTCCACCAGGGAAGAGGGAGTCAATAACTTCAGCAAAGCTTGTAAAGTTAACCATGGCATAGTACTGAATATCTAGGCCGTAATTTTCCTTAAGGGTTGCCCTGACTAACTCTGCCCCCTTATTGCCTTCCTGCTCGCCCAGATTAAAGGCCAAATTAAGCTTACTATCTTCCCAACCTTCAGGGCTATAACCTGGAATATTGACTAAGGTATCCCGCATAAAGCTCACTAATTTTACCTTCTTATCAGGAGCACCGATTTGTAGGACCATCAT is a window of Streptococcaceae bacterium ESL0729 DNA encoding:
- a CDS encoding LCP family protein, whose amino-acid sequence is MMDKKFKRRREYLERNYKYLNQNEKIELERLKRIEGLEEVSFDGNSFDGASFSEEENLEDTSQKIFRKDRPQAFYQDDYDEDQEDDNSDFRPVKKVKQAKKKVKVKRKRSLGKTIRNLLLIIILLMIAFFAYGYFKVKSTPAGNFTVEEFNGTKTQNGAINILILGTDQRDYQSMGDARSDSMMVLQIGAPDKKVKLVSFMRDTLVNIPGYSPEGWEDSKLNLAFNLGEQEGNKGAELVRATLKENYGLDIQYYAMVNFTSFAEVIDSLFPGGVKIDAQFSTVGGEQVSEVSVPDDLNWTPEHQDPVQIIKVGNQKMDGRTLLNYARFRKDDEGDYGRTKRQQQVLSAILSQAKNPMTLFTGASAIGTIKALTSTDVPDSLIVTKALPTLLHAKNGIESFTVPELGDWVDVMDKYGGAAIEVDFDKYKLKLDNTLGN